From the Thermovirga lienii DSM 17291 genome, one window contains:
- a CDS encoding efflux transporter, RND family, MFP subunit (PFAM: HlyD family secretion protein~TIGRFAM: RND family efflux transporter, MFP subunit~COGs: COG1566 Multidrug resistance efflux pump~InterPro IPR006143~KEGG: dae:Dtox_2872 efflux transporter, RND family, MFP subunit~PFAM: secretion protein HlyD family protein~SPTR: Efflux transporter, RND family, MFP subunit;~TIGRFAM: efflux transporter, RND family, MFP subunit) yields MNKKLLLGLAGVFLLAALVWLYLSRGTEVETAFVQIGDVVRTVEEDGYVEAVGDRALYAVHGGKVSRVFVKTNDVVHKDQELIRMENKDIEASLSEIKRLLAESQRELDFYRASEEKARIALADAERTMKRYKRLYDSQEISLSEYEQATLNVEEKRRELEKARSNLLGVEARTKGLKEQLEALESKRRELIIKSPIDGYVLKLPAEEEQVVSPGELLVIVAPRGPMEIRADFLSDLLSEIKVGQKVMITAQALGDVSLKGQIDRIYPLAEEKISPLGVEQRRVPVYVSLPHVANLMPGYEVRIAVETARREQVKTLPIESVRTNSQGSSEVLKIVDGRVRIVPVDVGLKSRQKVEIVEGLDEGDVVVKDAGIELDDGAKVKAAGAFPRP; encoded by the coding sequence ATGAACAAAAAACTGCTGCTTGGTTTAGCGGGTGTATTTTTACTGGCTGCGTTAGTTTGGCTTTACCTCAGCAGGGGGACTGAGGTGGAGACAGCCTTTGTCCAAATTGGAGATGTAGTTCGAACTGTTGAAGAAGACGGATACGTGGAGGCTGTGGGGGATAGGGCCTTGTACGCCGTTCACGGAGGGAAAGTTTCGAGGGTTTTTGTCAAGACCAATGACGTTGTTCATAAGGATCAAGAGCTAATAAGAATGGAAAATAAAGACATAGAGGCAAGCCTCTCGGAGATAAAGAGATTGCTTGCAGAATCCCAAAGGGAGTTGGATTTTTACAGAGCATCAGAGGAAAAGGCGAGGATAGCCTTGGCCGATGCCGAAAGGACTATGAAAAGATACAAGCGGTTGTATGATTCGCAAGAAATATCCCTTTCTGAGTATGAACAGGCCACATTGAACGTGGAGGAAAAAAGAAGAGAGCTTGAGAAGGCCCGTTCCAACCTACTAGGGGTGGAAGCTAGGACTAAGGGATTGAAAGAACAACTCGAGGCTCTTGAGAGTAAAAGAAGGGAACTCATAATTAAAAGCCCCATTGATGGATACGTGCTGAAGCTTCCAGCAGAGGAGGAGCAAGTGGTTTCTCCGGGAGAACTTTTGGTCATCGTAGCCCCAAGGGGACCAATGGAGATAAGAGCGGACTTTTTGAGCGACCTCCTTTCAGAGATAAAGGTAGGACAAAAAGTCATGATAACTGCTCAAGCCCTAGGAGATGTAAGTTTAAAGGGGCAAATAGACCGAATATATCCTTTGGCGGAGGAGAAGATTTCTCCGCTGGGGGTAGAGCAAAGGCGAGTTCCCGTTTATGTATCCCTACCTCATGTAGCGAACCTCATGCCTGGTTACGAGGTGCGAATAGCCGTAGAGACTGCTCGTAGGGAGCAAGTTAAGACCCTGCCGATAGAATCGGTTAGGACAAACAGCCAGGGAAGTTCCGAAGTCCTAAAGATAGTTGACGGAAGGGTCCGCATTGTGCCTGTTGATGTGGGGCTGAAAAGCAGGCAGAAGGTGGAAATTGTGGAAGGTTTGGATGAGGGGGATGTGGTAGTCAAGGACGCTGGAATTGAACTAGATGACGGGGCAAAGGTGAAGGCCGCAGGAGCCTTCCCGCGGCCGTAG